The Calypte anna isolate BGI_N300 chromosome 20, bCalAnn1_v1.p, whole genome shotgun sequence DNA window CACACTGGGAGTGGatggaggagaaagaaacaaaacagggagaaaaaactAGAGAATCAGTTGAAATTTTGAGGACTTCAAAGCATGAAAGTTGGGTTTAATTGCACTGCATTTTTAGACCCTCTCCCACTACCTTCCTCACCTTTCCAGACCCTACCCACCTCCCTGACCTCTCCACAGGCTTTGGTGACACCACACGACAACACAATCCCATTATTTAACAACCTCCAGTGCCCACGACACCTCCTTACACCCAATTTTAGACATATGTTGCATATTCCACCCAAAACCTGATGAGGTaaccagttttgttttgttttgtagcaGACAAACTAAAGTTCAGATCCCAGAACACTcacccccacccaaaaaaaaaaaaccaaccccaaccaacaaacaaaccccaaaacaaaaccccacaaacaacccaaaatacaccaaccaaccaaccatgAAACAACCCCAACAACACTATTCACGCATTTTGGCTCAAGAGGGCAGTAGATATTATATTTCGGTTTCTCTTTTGGTTGGTATCTCATTTACAATATCCACCACAGTTTCCTACCTCTCCAGGTAGGATAATGTGCATAAACGTGTTCAAGTTCCCTTACATCCAGTcggagcagagcagcagctgagggagcacagggagctgctccaggagccagcagcactgccaggacaGAAGGGACTGGAAAACTGAATGCAAGGTCCAAAGGAGCAAGAGACCAGACGCTGGTTACTTGTGATGCTAACaatgattttgttttcccctctttAAAAAGAGAGGGTAACTGCTTCTTTAATAAGGCACTAAATAGACTTGTTACATAAAGgaaagatacattttaaaaactcgTATAAATTCATCACTTTTGTACCTTTCATGACAAACtagatttttattcctttgcatgacttttttcttttttttgtggtttttttttttttttaggtcatCAAAATTTAGGTTACACAACTGTAAAGCTATGAAGATTTCAAGAGCTGTGGAAAAGCAGTTTGAAATATTGAGAAGGTACAGGACTATTTCtaggcaaaaaaataaagcaaaaaataatgaTCAAACTTCAAGTTCAGCTAGTCatcatcttttttaaaatatctatatAAATATTGTTCAAATGGTCAGAACTTCAAAACCGTTCTcatggttgttttgtttttgtttttttcaagtaataGAAAAGTTGCttaaaaacaatatttattGCCTTTATATCTTTCATTTATGTCACTCTACTAGATAGCatcctgcagaaaatgaaatcaCACCTCCTTGTAAAATCTTCACTCTCTGTGGTTCCCCAGTGACCTCTCCTTTCACTCTCAGAGAtgctccctgggctgggagcCGGGGCCAGGAACGGGTTTGTTCCCTTTTGCTCTCCCTAACACCCAGTTCTCAGGTTTCTCACTCGCTCAATCCATCACATACAAAATCACCACGAGGGTAAAACACCCACCAGACACCTAcacaatataaaaatgtaaacaataGCATAGTAAGACAAAATGCTCTCCAGACCAAGATAAATTAAAGATGCACAACACCTGGTGGGCAGGAGGGCAGGTGGGACCGTGCTGCTGTGGATGAGGAAATCTTCAGAAGAGGTAAAGGGGCTTTGCTTCTAAAGCATTAAGTGTATTTCTTTAGCCTTTAATTAATACATCACAGGAGGAGATTAATTTCCAGTGCCTGTATCTGATGCCTCTTTAGCTAGGATAACAAAGTCAAAGACAGCGATGACCAGTGGCAGCGTGGGGGCCAGCTGTGCCCCTTCATCCCAAACAGAGGTTTAGGAGGTTAATACAAAGTGAAACTGACTTTCACCACTCTTCTCAGCTCATACTTTCAATGTTGTATTTAAAACCAGCTGAAAGGCAGCTGATGGGTGCATTACCATTTATTCCCACTAACTTCCATAAACACCGCCCTAGCTCCAAATAGGGCCCTTCGAGTTgaacactgaaagaaataaaccaaaaaacactTTGTTCCTTCAGACACAGAAGTTTATTCTCATCCCTACCACCCCCCCTCCAAAAAGTTAGAggttgtcaaaaaaaaaaaaaaaaaaaaaaaaaaaaaagtaatttttgtctGCTTCTGTTGTTTGTTACCGACTCACAGAAGCAGGGAgttttaattttacctttttactCCAATAATCCTACCGGACgacatacagacacacaccaACTCCTCTTGCTTTGTAGGGAATGTATAAAGCCATGACTGTTGGTGGCCATGTGCAGGGACTCTGGAAATTAATGATTTGCATAAGCTGCAGTCTCGCTCACCGCTCCTCCCAGGGCTGGCATCTCCACTTCAGCGTCTGTCCACCCCCTTCCAACTACTTGGTTCTTCACTTCAACATATATCCCTTAACAGGTTCATGGTAGACATGATAGAGGCTTTGACCAACACAAGCACTGacatatttatattaaaaaatagtgCAAAATTTcaacatttatataaataacTCTAAACCcctgcttttgaatttttttttgttttttgttttttttacaatgtaATACACGCTTTTTGAGTTGGCACTcaaaaaaattgccatttttcttctagttcagaaaacaactttttttttttttttttgaatagGCCTCTTCTAATACAAAAATACTCCTGCTCCTTACACATACactttctcttatttttaatatatatttatatatttatattgcagatctttaaacaaaatgtttttgtgcaaatattttgtctttaaagatAAGTGAAATAatcaaacaaacagaaaaagcactCACACACAGCTCaactagaaacaaaaaaaaatggactacagttgatttttttttttcctttttaaacgTCTAGACAGAGCTcaataaagaaatgtttttgcaaGCTTGGTAGGCTTGTGCATTCAGACCAGACATAACaagtaaatatttatacatggagagatggggaagggcgcttttttttttatttgcttgtctTCCTCaactctctctctcctttttcttttaacgAGAAGTGCAGAGTGTTTCATTtactttcttgctttttgcctttttttttttttgccttttttttcttctctttttttttttttttttttaaaaggggtgccctttttgtttctctttctctttgttccAGGCGGTTGTGCTCTCAAGGCCATTGATTTGTGAATGATGGAGTCTGCTGCCCTCCAAGATGGAAGGCATCCCGTTGTTGTTGTTCTGCTGGTGCTGGTAGAACGTCGACCCGGGGTAGTGCCCTATCACCTCGCTGTAGGTGGGTGGGGGTCCCTCCATCCGACCATTGCTCCCGTAGCAGGTGGCGCTGATGCCAGAGTTACTGCTGGGGGGGCACGGCCCCCCGTACACGGAGTTATCTATCAAGTCACTGTCAAAGATGGTTCTGTTGGGGGGGGCCCGGACCGACTCTCTGTTGAGCTCCATTTGCTGCTCGGGGTCTCGCAGCTGCAGTGTGCAGGGTCCCTGGTAGGGGGGGGGCTCCTCGCCGTCCGACAGGGAGATGGTTGGGGGGAGGTCGATCTCGTGCTGCATGTAGGGGTAGGTTGGCTGGAATCTGTTGAAACGGTCCCTCTGCAGGAAGGATGGCACTGCCAGACGGTCACTGGGTCTCGGGGTGTAGATTTGCTgctgaagaggagaggaagagaaagggggagaggtgggtgaggggctgcagcccGGCACAGCGGGAAAGGCAGCGGCGCCCGTGCCCCTGGTCCTCACCTCTGCTATTCCATTCCCCGACATGGTGCTTTCTGAAGGCCACAGGCTTCCCTCCTGCagtggaaaggagaagagagggcaGAGTGAGTCTGACTGCCAGCATCGGTTAAGCTCCTTCTGCAAATGGCCAGCGCCAGGTTTCACCATGCAGCCCGTGATGCTGCCATTCACGTGGTCCTGCCCCGGCTGCAGCACACCCCTCTGCTACACACACAGCCCCAGTCAGGGCATTATCAGCTGCTATCATACCTGCTGGGTATCATACAGGGTATGATGACATGGTTCACATGGTTCGTagggtggacttggcagtgctgggttaacagttgggcttgatgatcttaaaagtcttttccaacccaaatgattctatgatatggcTACATGCTAAAGGTGTTGCTAAAGGTGCAGATATTacccccaaaaccacaacatCTGATGAAAATTTCCCTCCATTTTCACctctgtatatatttaatatatcaCTTGCAGAATGAATGATGAGAAGggcaccagaaaaaaacactctCCCACTCGCAGACTTCCCCCCTACCACCCACATTGCCACAGCATGTTTCTCTCCCTGGCTCAAACATACCAGAGGAGTATTTTTCAATTTGTGGTCCATGAGCGGTGGGTGATTCACAAGACATCAGAAAATGCTCCATGAAATAAtgacaagatttaaaaaaacaaaaaaaaaaaaaaaaaaaaaaaaaccaaaaaaaaaccaacaaaaaaaacacctcacacCCACATTCTGATGCACGCAATCAAGGATatcatagaaaaataaagataataagtgaaaaaacaaatgttaaacCTAATTTTGATTTaactaaaaacaaaataaataagggAATCTGTAGCAGAagaatgttggggttttttccccaaaaaggGTAAGTAGTCCTTGGCTTAGACTGAGGAACTGTGATCTAGAGGCTTCCTCACACTGCAGCTATCACCTGATCCTTCAATCTGAACCCAAGCGCCAACAACCCCAGGCATGATAAAGCCACAAGCCAATTTCTCCCAAACCAGGAGATTAGTTTACAATTCatgatgaaaataaacaaacaaaggCTCTTCCCATTTGCTGGTGATACTCTGAGCATACACAGTTCACTCTAGACACCTTTGCCTTAAgaactaaaatatttaaatattgctaATATTCACA harbors:
- the PMEPA1 gene encoding protein TMEPAI isoform X1 — translated: MYNFMGLNSTAVAIQPNVSCTCNCKRSLFQSMEISTECLGRTFPGKLAELEFVQIIIIVVVMMVMVVVITCLLNHYKLSARSFISRHSQGRRRDENLSSEGSLWPSESTMSGNGIAEQQIYTPRPSDRLAVPSFLQRDRFNRFQPTYPYMQHEIDLPPTISLSDGEEPPPYQGPCTLQLRDPEQQMELNRESVRAPPNRTIFDSDLIDNSVYGGPCPPSSNSGISATCYGSNGRMEGPPPTYSEVIGHYPGSTFYQHQQNNNNGMPSILEGSRLHHSQINGLESTTAWNKEKEKQKGHPF
- the PMEPA1 gene encoding protein TMEPAI isoform X3, whose product is MYNFMGLNSTAVAIQPNVSCTCNCKRSLFQSMEITELEFVQIIIIVVVMMVMVVVITCLLNHYKLSARSFISRHSQGRRRDENLSSEGSLWPSESTMSGNGIAEQQIYTPRPSDRLAVPSFLQRDRFNRFQPTYPYMQHEIDLPPTISLSDGEEPPPYQGPCTLQLRDPEQQMELNRESVRAPPNRTIFDSDLIDNSVYGGPCPPSSNSGISATCYGSNGRMEGPPPTYSEVIGHYPGSTFYQHQQNNNNGMPSILEGSRLHHSQINGLESTTAWNKEKEKQKGHPF
- the PMEPA1 gene encoding protein TMEPAI isoform X2; translation: MYNFMGLNSTAVAIQPNVSCTCNCKRSLFQSMEISTECLGRTFPGKLAELEFVQIIIIVVVMMVMVVVITCLLNHYKLSARSFISRHSQGRRRDENLSSEGSLWPSESTMSGNGIAEQIYTPRPSDRLAVPSFLQRDRFNRFQPTYPYMQHEIDLPPTISLSDGEEPPPYQGPCTLQLRDPEQQMELNRESVRAPPNRTIFDSDLIDNSVYGGPCPPSSNSGISATCYGSNGRMEGPPPTYSEVIGHYPGSTFYQHQQNNNNGMPSILEGSRLHHSQINGLESTTAWNKEKEKQKGHPF
- the PMEPA1 gene encoding protein TMEPAI isoform X4, translating into MLGAVPAELEFVQIIIIVVVMMVMVVVITCLLNHYKLSARSFISRHSQGRRRDENLSSEGSLWPSESTMSGNGIAEQQIYTPRPSDRLAVPSFLQRDRFNRFQPTYPYMQHEIDLPPTISLSDGEEPPPYQGPCTLQLRDPEQQMELNRESVRAPPNRTIFDSDLIDNSVYGGPCPPSSNSGISATCYGSNGRMEGPPPTYSEVIGHYPGSTFYQHQQNNNNGMPSILEGSRLHHSQINGLESTTAWNKEKEKQKGHPF